One genomic segment of Danio aesculapii chromosome 15, fDanAes4.1, whole genome shotgun sequence includes these proteins:
- the LOC130242066 gene encoding B-cell receptor CD22-like, with translation MTNDIVDPPFNVKVVTVPPVKENESVTLTCSSDSNPAANSYEWFSLNNTLVAKGSSYQLVKVSRHTKAISCTAINTEGRNSSDPHQINVLYPPYNVKVVTGPPVKENESVTLTCSSDGNPAANSYEWFSLNKSLLAKGSSYQLAKVSRHTEAISCTAINTEGRNSSDPQKLNILYPPDIKNESSCQSVSSTVCVCIVDSNPPSEVKWLILDSSKTFLSSRTEIKESLSIFTLETWLGFPDTVQCVATNSVGSSSITLKAPLNGMVLYIAVASAVVVLLVVVGIIVYAVRRHRRKKAVQQPILHLKDTASEMKTTNKFDLETYKNEEEKCCDEDVYTNSPGGHVYGNWGCEDNPPSSENTLEDESVYANT, from the exons ATGACCAATGACATTGTTG ATCCTCCTTttaatgtaaaagtagtcacagtacCTCCAGTGAAGGAGAATGAGTCTGTAACACTGACCTGCTCCAGCGACAGCAACCCTGCTGCAAACAGCTATGAGTGGTTCAGCTTAAACAACACATTGGTAGCAAAGGGATCCTCTTATCAACTGGTGAAAGTCTCTCGGCATACTAAAGCCATTTCCTGTACAGCCATCAACACAGAGGGAAGAAACAGCTCTGATCCACATCAAATTAATGTTCTGT ATCCTCCATAtaatgtaaaagtagtcacaggaCCTCCAGTGAAGGAGAATGAGTCTGTAACACTGACCTGCTCCAGCGACGGCAACCCTGCTGCAAACAGCTATGAGTGGTTCAGCTTAAACAAGTCATTGTTAGCAAAGGGATCCTCTTATCAACTGGCAAAAGTCTCTCGGCACACTGAAGCCATTTCCTGTACAGCCATCAACACAGAGGGAAGAAACAGCTCTGATCCACAGAAACTCAATATATTAT atcctcctgatattaaaaatgaatcatCTTGCCAGTCTGTGAGCTCTACAGTCTGTGTCTGTATTGTGGACTCCAACCCTCCCAGTGAAGTCAAGTGGTTGATTCTAGATTCCTCGAAAACCTTCCTCAGCTCCAGAACTGAAATAAAAGAGTCTCTCAGCATCTTCACTCTAGAAACTTGGTTGGGTTTCCCTGATACTGTCCAGTGTGTCGCCACTAACAGCGTGGGAAGCTCTTCTATAACTCTGAAAGCTCCTCTAAATG GCATGGTACTATATATTGCTGTTGCATCAGCTGTTGTAGTTCTTCTTGTTGTAGTTGGCATTATAGTGTATGCTGTGAGAAGACACCG CAGGAAGAAAGCTGTACAACAACCTATATTGCATTTGAAGGATACAGCAAGTGAAATGAAAACCACAAACAAGTTTGATTTAGAAACCTATAAAaa TGAAGAAGAGAAATGTTGTGATGAAGATGTTTATACAAACAGCCCAGGCGGTCATGTTTACGGTAACTGGGGG TGTGAAGACAACCCACCATCATCTGAAAACACCTTGGAAGATGAATCAGTTTATGCCAACACGTGA
- the LOC130242068 gene encoding myelin-associated glycoprotein-like, translating to MMGKQNCPSNLCVSSPETAEQPSVSVEDELTSGEQVSATCAVSHSCPSDLPQVTWSHQGSHSGPSQPQDHGQWKLTSYSLTFTPSREDHNTRLNCTADFKGKTVTGYKTLTVKYPPYNVKVVTGPPVKENESVTLTCSSDSNPPATSYEWFSLNKTLVAKGSSYQLMKVSRHTEAISCTAINTEGRNSSKPHQINVLYPPFNVKVVTGPPVKENDSVTLTCSSDSNPPATNYEWFSLNKSLLAKGSSYQLVKVFRDTEAISCTAINTEGRNSSDPQKLDILYPPDIKNESSCQSVSSTVCVCIVDSNPPSEVKWFGPNFSKTFLSSRTEIKESLSIFTLKGWLGFPDTVQCVATNSVGSSSITLKTTQNGETSHPGFYNTMSQVVCHYESTL from the exons ATGATGGGAAAACAAAACTGTCCCAGTAATCTGTGTGTGTCTTCACCAGAAACGGCAGAACAGCCTAGCGTCTCTGTGGAAGATGAACTGACATCAGGGGAACAGGTGAGCGCTACCTGTGCCGTGTCTCATTCCTGTCCGTCAGATCTGCCTCAGGTCACCTGGAGCCACCAAGGCTCACACTCGGGTCCATCACAGCCACAAGATCACGGCCAATGGAAACTTACATCCTACAGCCTGACCTTCACTCCTTCAAGAGAAGACCATAACACACGTCTCAACTGCACTGCAGACTTTAAAGGGAAGACAGTGACAGGCTACAAAACACTCACAGTTAAAT ATCCTCCTTAtaatgtaaaagtagtcacaggaCCTCCAGTAAAGGAGAATGAGTCTGTAACACTGACCTGCTCCAGCGACAGCAACCCTCCTGCAACCAGCTATGAGTGGTTCAGCTTAAACAAGACATTGGTAGCAAAGGGATCCTCTTATCAACTGATGAAAGTCTCTCGGCATACTGAAGCCATTTCCTGTACAGCCATCAACACAGAGGGAAGAAACAGCTCTAAACCACATCAAATTAATGTTCTGT ATCCTCCTTttaatgtaaaagtagtcacaggaCCTCCTGTGAAGGAGAATGACTCTGTAACACTGACCTGCTCCAGTGACAGCAACCCTCCTGCAACCAACTATGAGTGGTTCAGCTTAAACAAGTCATTGTTAGCAAAGGGATCCTCTTATCAACTGGTGAAAGTCTTTCGGGATACTGAAGCCATTTCCTGTACAGCCATCAACACAGAGGGAAGAAACAGCTCTGATCCACAGAAACTCGATATATTAT atcctcctgatattaaaaatgaatcatCTTGCCAGTCTGTGAGCTCTACAGTCTGTGTCTGTATTGTGGACTCCAACCCTCCCAGTGAAGTCAAGTGGTTTGGTCCAAATTTCTCGAAAACCTTCCTCAGCTCTAGAACTGAAATAAAAGAGTCTCTCAGCATCTTCACTCTGAAAGGTTGGCTGGGTTTCCCTGATACTGTCCAGTGTGTCGCTACTAATAGCGTGGGAAGCTCTTCTATAACTCTGAAAACTACTCAAAATGGTGAGACTTCACATCCTGGTTTTTACAACACTATGAGTCAAGTAGTGTGTCACTATGAGTCAACATTATGA